The nucleotide sequence ttcctgaggcctttaaaactcccagcctggttcatcactcaaaaccccaatcatgggtaagactgccgacctgactgctgtccagaaggccactattgacaccctcaagcaagagggtaagacacggaaagaaatttctgtacgaattggctgttcccagagtgctgtatcaaggcacctcagtgggaagtctgtgggaaggaaaaagtgtggcagaaaatgctgcacaacgagaagaggtgaccggaccctgaggaagattgtggagaagggccgattccagaccttgggggacctgcggaagcagtggactgagtctggagtagaaacatccagagccaccgtgcacaggcgtgtgcaggaaatgggctacaggtgccgcattccccagacctgggctacagagaagcagcactggactgttgctcagtggtccaaagtacttttttcggatgaaagcaaattctgcatgtcattcagaggtgccagagtctggaggaagactggggagaaggaaatgccagaagtccagtgtcaagtacccacagtcagtgatggtccggggtgccgtgtcagctgctggtgttggtccactgtgttttatcaagggcagggtcaatgcagctagctatcaggagattttggagcacttcatgcttccatctgctgaaaagctttatggagatgaagatttcatttttcagcacgacctggcacctgctcacagtgccagaaccagtggtaaatggtttactgaccatggtatcactgtgctcaattggcctgccaactctcctgacctgaaccccatagagaatctgtgggatattgtgaagagaacgttgagagactcaagacccaacactctggatgagctaaaggccgctatcgaagcatcctgggcctccataagacctcagcagtgccacaggctgattgcctccatgccacgccgcattgaagcagtaatttctgccaaaggattcccgaccaagtattgagtgcataactgtacatgattatttgaaggttgacgttttttgtattaaaaacacttttcttttattggtcggatgaaatatgctaattttgtgagataggaattttgggttttcatgaactgtatgccaaaatcatccgtattaagacaataaaagacctgaaatatttcagttagtgtgcaatgaatctaaaatataggaatgttaaattttcaccattacattatggaaaataatgaactttatcacaatatgctaatattttgagaaggacctgtagatgcccgagccacctcaactggctcctctcgatgtggaggagcagcggctctactccaagctcctcccggatggcctagctcctcaccctgtctctaagggagtgcccggccaccctatggaggaagctcatttcagctgcttgtatccgggatctcgttctttcggtcatgacccaaagttcatggccataggtgatggtaggaacgtagaccgaccggtaaattgagagcttcgcttttcggctcagctctgtcttcaccacaacggaccggcacagcgaccccattactgtggcaaccgcaccaatccgtctgttgatctcccgctccattcttccctcactcgtgaacaagaccctgagatatttaaactcctccacttgaggcaggaactcccctccaacctgaagaggacaagccacccttttccggtcaagaaccatggtctcggacttggaggagctgattttcatccctgccgcttcacactcggctgcgaaccgccccggTGCGTGccgtaggtcttggctagagggggccggcaggaccacgtcatctgcaaaaagaagagacgaaatccactgttccccaaaccagacctcctacggcccttggctgcgcctagaaatcctgtccataaaagttatgaacaggaccggtgacaaagggcagccctgccagagtccaacacgCACCGGAAACATGTCTGACgaagtgccggcaatgcgaaccaaactcctgctccgcttgtacagagaccagatggcccctaataaagggcccccgattccatacccctggagcaccccccacagggcatcacgagggacacagtcgaatgcttcctccaggtccacaaagcacatgtggaccagttaggcaaactcccatgaaccctcgagtaccctgtagagggtatagagctggtccagtgttccacggccaggacgaaaaccacactgctcctcctgaagccggggttcgactatcggccggactctcctctccaataccctggcgtaggccttaccagggaggctgaggagtgtgatccccctgtagttggaacacaccctccggtcacccttcttatgtagggggacaaccaccccagtctgccagtccagaggcactgtccccgtccgccacgcaatgttgaagaggcgtgtcaaccatgacagccccacaacatccagacacttgaggtactcagggcggatctcatccacccccgaagccctgccaccgcagagctttttaaccacctcggtgacttcagcctgggtgatgaaagagtccaaccccgagtcccctgcctctgtttccaccagggaatgcgtgatggcaggattgaggagaccctcgaagtactccttccaccgcccaataatgtccccagttgaggtcagcagctccccacccgcACTGTAAAcggtgttggtgaagcactgcttccccctcctgaggcgccggacggtttgccagaatcgcttcggggcctaccggtagtccttctccatggcctcaccgaactcctcccaggtctgggttttgcctctgccaccgcccgggccgcggcacgcttggcctcacggtacccgtcagccacctcaggagtcccacaagccaaccacagccgataggactccttcttcaccttgacagcatcccttactgccggtgtccatcaccgggtttggggattgccgccgcgacaggcaccgcagaccttacggccacagctacgggcggcagcatcgacaatagatgcgaagaacatggtccactcggactctatgtctccaacatccctcggaatctggtcaaagctctcccagaggtgggagttggccgagggctccaccagacgttcccagcagaccctcactatgcgcttgggcctgccaagtctgtccggctttcccctcccccagcggattcaactcaccaccaggtggtgatcattggacagctcagcccatcttttcacccgagtgtccaaaacatgcggacgaaggtctgatgatacgacaacaaagtcgatcatcgacctcctgcctagggtgtcctggtgccaagtgcactgatggacacccttatgtttgaacatggtgttcattatggacaatccgtgactagcgcagaagtccaataacaaaacaccactcggattcagattggggaggccattcctctcgATCACACCTCtctaggtgtcactgtcgtttcccacgtgggcgttgaagtcccccagcagaataatggagtccccgggaggtgCACTATagagcacccccgacagggatgccaagaaggccgggtactccgcactaccactcggcccgtaggctgaaatgatagtcagagacctctccccaacccgaaggcgcagggatacaaccctctcatccactggggtaaaccccaacacgagacggctgagcagggcggcaacaagcaaaccctccccagcccgccgcctctccccgtgggccactccagagtagaagagagtccagcccctctcaaggagatgggttccagagcccacactgtgcgtggaggtgagcccgactatttctagtcgatatctctcgacctcccgcacaagttcagggtccttcccccccagcgaggtgacattccacgtccctagagccagcctaagcatccggggatcgggccgccgaggtctccaccttcgtctgctgcccaatcctcttcgcaccggtccctcacggttccccctgcgggtggtgggcccactggaggatggtcTTAAAAGAATTTACATTCTTTTAAGAAATATTCAGTCTGCTCTGATCCTTGttcctcatgatgctgtttgttttctgatgatCTCAGATTGATTTAcaatgagattaaattacacacaggtggactgtttactaattaggcaCATTTCAAAGGCCGTGGtttgcactgtattttatttaagggtattgAAAATAAAGGAAGCCGAATACAAATGTATCCTATTCAGATCTTTATTtagatctttatttgtaaagaatttagaaaaacattgGATCAGTTTCCCTCTAATTCACAACTATCCAATCCTCTGTCATGTAAAATCCCAGTAGAATACATTGGAGTCAGTGGTTGTAAAAAACATTACTGGCTATGGATGCTTTTTGTTATAATCATATATCATCGAGTATAGATTTGGttatttgggattttatctATAAACTCAGCTTTGGGTTGACTATGACCTCTTCAGCTGTGCggttgtgtgtttgtttagtATGTACAAAAACAGAGAGCCAAATACTAGCAGATCTTCAGGAAACACGTGGGGCTTGTGATGTCGGTGTGTCCTCATTTTCTCATCTGACTAGTCAAGACGAATCAAAATTTAAATTGTCAACAGATCCTTCAATAAATGAAACCCTTAGCTTTTGTTGTAAATTATTGACTTCTTATTTAGAGTCAGATAAgtaaacatttcttttcttcACTGCTACTGCTGTCTACTTTCTACTCATTCATCGTTTTCCCACCCATTGTTTATGTAGATAGATGTAGATAAGTTTAATTTATAAATCTGGTGGTAATATTTTTCTGGTGAATAAAAGAAGCAGGGCCTGCAGTTTGTTGAACTTTTTTCCCAGAGCATCAATCTTCTCTATTAAAACGATCCTGTTTTCTATTACCTTAAGCACACTCTGATATGAGCTTCACTTTCCCACCCAGTTATTGAATTGACACCTCACTGCTACACCGCATAGATACCCAGGCTCTGCTAAGTTGTCAGCTAATGTCCTGTCAGCATTTTCTTTCCGTTTCCGCTCTGCCATTAACAAGTCAAGTTGTACCAAGGTCTAGTTGATtacttttcaaaaacatttgacttcttgaaatgacctgaaacatgaaaatgtgcaaaaattaaACATGCACACAAAGATTGATTGTTTTTAGCTCTCATATTttagttaaaaaacaacattgtaaTGCTCTCGAATATTTGATTATTCTggcaaatattttcttaatctctcagaaaacaggaagtgacaatATTCAcatcattatttttgtttatttaaagtaaTACTTTGGTATCTTAGTTGGAGATATTTTGGAGTGGTCTTCACATCAAAATTGTATAGAAACGTGTTCCACATAATCATGACTAGGAGTTGTTGTCGGATCATTTAGCCTtctttagaatcagaatcagctttattggccaagtttgtgcacacaaacagacatacatataaatacataaatttgGTGGGAAATAagaatgtatttttatgtaaatatgtatatatagtgtttttgcaaaagaaaatgacaaagttgaattagtgcaaatatgcatggtatcTATTTGGGCACACTGactgttaagtgttcatcagagggACATCTTTAGGAGGGAAACTTGTTTCTCTGGGGGCtcatttttgtaaatagtgtCTGCAGCATCAACCCAAacgtaaaagtctaaacagtttgtgtccaggatatGTGAGATCAGCAATGTTGTTAGCTGCCTTACGTCAGACCAGCACAAAAccttgatgatcctctctgtaGACCCGATTGTCCATCACAGTCTGGAGCTATCATGTTTTGTGGCCGAGCcgaaccacacagtgatggatgtgCACAAGACAGGCTGAATAATGACAGCGTAGAAGATATCTTGCAGTTTTCTGGGGCAGGTGGTGCTTCCTCTGGCCCAAGTTAGGCTCCAGGTAGTTAGGTACCAGGTGGTTTGGACCGCACCAGTGCAccacctcctgtctgtgtgCACACTCAtcattgtcctggatcagtccaataacagtggtgtcatcagcaaacatcaggagtttcacagatgggtccGCTGAGATGCattcatttgtgtagagggagaagagaagTGGGAAGAGAACTCACCCCTGAGGGGGGCAACGGtgctaatgattattttgcgGGAGAAGAtcctccccagcctcacctgctgctgtcggtcagTCAGAAGACTGGTGATCTACTGACAAGTGGAGGCCGGCTCTGTGATATAAAAGCTGTGAGCTGAAAGAATTGAGAGACTATAAGAGACAGATCAGACTTTGTTGCAGTAGGCTTTGTGGTTGGTGACCAAGGAGGTTTTCTGGGAAAATACAACACAGACATATACAAGGTTAAATATGAGCGGGACAGAAAATGAGTGTAGTATTTTGTCTGCTTacacacaatgaacacatttTGCATTTGAGCTTGCCGTGCTTTGGTCTTATGTTACTTTGTTTTTGGAAGCTGCTGCGTTATGACCTCATGTATAGACTGCAGGGATAGCAGCATTCCTTCAGGCATTCACGTTAGTAAGGGGGAACTGCTGAGGTTTTGGTTGCTTGTCAGGCTGTTTTTGTGTTactttccttttatttaattaacacaATTCAGGTAATACCATTAATTGTGCTTTGTAGAGTCTTATTGATAAATGTTCTAGGAGTTTAATCAAATTTAAGGTCATTATTTTGGGAGTTGCTAACAATGAAGTTGTCTCACAcctttgtgatttttgtttttattactgcACAACAGGAAGCTCAGGGGgtatctgtgaaaaaaacaaaaagtactcAGATGAAAGGAGGAAGTCTCTCAACACCGGTATTATCACTGTTCAGAACTATGCTTCTCATGTTCCTCCCAAAGTGTCACACATAACCTTCGCTCATGAGATTGGACACAACTTTGGCTCTCCTGTAAGTTGGACTATGGCTCACACAAAGCTACTCTGTGTCCTCCAGACAGTTTACATGCTTCCTGTTTTACAGCATGACTCTGGAAGTGAATGCACCCCTGGAGAGTCTGTGGACCGGAACAAAAAGGAGCTGGGAAACTACGTTATGTATGCCAGAGCCACGTCAGGGGACAAGATCAACAATAACAAGTTCTCCATCTGCAGCATTCGCAATATAAGCGCCGTTCTGTTGAAGAAGAGAGATTCTTGCTTTGTTGGTAAATTGTCTTTCATTAACAAAGTGGAGAAGCTTTGTGGAAGATTCTGTTTTAATCAGGTGTGTATCTCTACTCAGAGTCTGGTCAGCCTATCTGCGGTAATGGACTTGTAGAAAAGGGAGAGGAGTGTGACTGTGGCTATAGCGATCAGTGTAAAGATCCCTGTTGCTATAATGCCAATGAACAGGAGGAAAAACGGTGCAAACTTCAACCTGGAAAAGTCTGCAGGTCTGGCTGTCCTAGTGTACAGtatttcattaaacaaaaagtATTGTCATTacctattttttttccatttttaattgcatatgttaaatttttttcccctcagtcCCAGCCAAGGCCCATGTTGTACACCCGAATGTTCTTTCAAGGGTTCTAGTGACAAGTGCAGGCTGGCATCAGAATGTGCTCTAGAAGGCTGGTGCAATGGACGCACTGCACTGTGTCCAGCCTCAACACCGAAGGATAACCTCACCTCTTGCCATGCAGATACACAAGTTTGCTTCAATGGGGTAGGCAAATAATTACAAATGTGTATGTCTTTATTGCATAAATAATGCTGCATGCAAAAATATAGAGTGGAGAGTGAAATGGGAGAGCAGCCGTTACGTATGGACTGAAAGCAGACAGACTTAACACATCAACACATCTTATTCTTGGCATTTGTTTTATCTGGTAAATTGTTCATATATTCTACTTCTTTTGCAGAACTAAGATTAATGTAAATCCATTTCAAGCAAGAAATCTTCAGCCTTCAGTCCATATTATGCTTTGTCTCTGTGCTCAAGGTATAAAACTAAGCTGTGACACAAAGCTGACAGCAACATGGACAATCTATCTAACACATAGATATGGTGATTAAACTGCTTCCAAATGGAACTGGATTAGtagaaataacaacaaaaatgctttaattaattttattaattcatGTGTTCTCATCACTTCCTGCTTGGTGTTTGTAGGTCTGCTCTGGTTCTATTTGTGAGAAGTACGGTCTGGAAGTGTGCACCTGCGCCAGCCAAGACGGCAAGGATGAAGCATCTGAGCTTTGCCATGTTTGTTGCATGGACAAAAGTGAGTAAACATGGTGCACCTGTAATGAATCCGAATGTACCACTTTAGTACTAATCTTTAGTTAGAAGTACTTTATGTATCACAGCCCAGAAtaagtactgagtgcatataCTCTGTATTATATGGACATACCTTTCAGGAGGCATGGATTTCTGTCTTAAAacccccatttttttttttttttttcttgtgtggtAATCTAATTATCTCAGAAGCTGAGATTTTATTAGCTTCAATCCAAATTCATCCAcattaatagaaataaacacttgaattAAATCACTTGCTGCATAATGAGTTTATACAACAGAGTTGAGTCCTCTAATTGGGTTACTAAAGTTAACTTTTTAATGCTATTCTAATTAATCAGATGCATATTTAGCAGCTCAAATGATTTTAAGAGACCAGTGCTCtatattttgcagtttttttctctAACATGAAATGTTGTAAGATCttattttgaccttttttttatGCAGTGAACCCAAGCACCTGCAGCAGTACCGGCTCAGAGAGATGGGATAAACATTTCAAAGGACAAGTGAAAACGCTACAGCCCGGCTCACCCTGCAACGACTTCAAGGGATACTGTGACGTCTTCACGAGGTGTCGACTGGTGGATGCAGATGGGCCTTTGGCAAGACTGAAGAAAGCCATTTTCAACCCAGAGCTGTATGAGAATATAGCAGATTGGATTATGGTGAGTGTTCTGCTGCAAGCCTATATAGTATATAGGAAATGTATACAACAACCTTCTGTTGGAGCAAACATTGAAATAGCACGTCCTATGTTATCTGCTGTTCAGGCTCACTGGTGGGCTGTGCTGTTGATGGGAATTGCTCTTATTATGCTGATGGCGGGCTTCATCAAGATCTGCAGTGTGCACACCCCCAGCAGCAACCCTAGACTTCCTGAACCGAAACCACTCCCAGgtacaatttaaaaataaatgctttcccttattcaatttttttaattgaagaaATACTGTGCACAGTgtacagaaataaatcaattttattgtgttttatctcTCATtcaaattcacacacacacgtatGTACAGTGATGGTAAAATGTATTGgccccctggtaaagatgtgttaaaatgcctgaaaaaaaatgtcatctTTTATTCCACTGAAATAATCTGTGactcaaatgttttagaaaaaaacctaattcaTCCTATTCAGTGCTGAATCTTTTGTTAGGAAATAACTGTTTTTATATCCCCATGGCACAATAATTGGTACCCCTGCTGACAATACCTGTACCACCTTCCTAGTCTTCACAAAAGGTTGAGCATGCAGAGTTCTCTGACCATTCCTGCAGGATCTCTTCAGATCTACAGAGTCCTGGGTTTAGTTGCAGGGACTGAGATAATCACGGATAAAGGTTGATTTAGTGTCTTGCAAACCACTTAACTGTTGCTTTGGCCATATGTTTTTGACCTAATCCCATTGAGACCACCCAATGACACAGAGTGcaccatatttttatttatttatatctcatttatttatatccTATATTACATTTTGCCATGCACTTTAACGAGGTTCCCAGGGCctgtgaaagacaaagggacagtcctgcaaccatctcccacgacgccccccaacagctgcagccacaatccaccacccccacctccccaacctcaagaggggccttggcacctccaacccccaccctgaagttcccccccaccagccccctacccacgccgaggacggctctttccatccaggagagggacgtcaacaaactcttcaggagacagaacccccggaaagctgctggtccggattctgtctcaccagccagcctgaagcactgcgctgatcagctgtctccagtcttcacagacatttttaacacctcactggagacat is from Girardinichthys multiradiatus isolate DD_20200921_A chromosome 4, DD_fGirMul_XY1, whole genome shotgun sequence and encodes:
- the adam10a gene encoding disintegrin and metalloproteinase domain-containing protein 10, with translation MRYVKFFLLLCCLKDIIGQFGNPLNKYIRHYEGLSYDTEVLHSRHQRAKRALHPEDRTVHLDFHAHGRHFNLRLKRDIQVFSPDLVVEVSGKQDPIDTSHIYSGEIFGEEGTLSHGSVVDGRFEGFIKTHQGTFYVEPSERYLKDNNVPFHSVIYHEDDIYYPHKYGSEGGCANHSVFERMKKYQASAVEEPGNGVSRATEDDDTYGPVILRKKRAAGREKNTCQLFIQTDHLFFKYYGTREAVIAQISSHVKAIDSIYQTTDFMGIRNIGFMVKRIRINTTDDERDKSNPFRFPNIGVEKFLELNSEQNHDDYCLAYVFTDRDFDDGVLGLAWVGAPSGSSGGICEKNKKYSDERRKSLNTGIITVQNYASHVPPKVSHITFAHEIGHNFGSPHDSGSECTPGESVDRNKKELGNYVMYARATSGDKINNNKFSICSIRNISAVLLKKRDSCFVESGQPICGNGLVEKGEECDCGYSDQCKDPCCYNANEQEEKRCKLQPGKVCSPSQGPCCTPECSFKGSSDKCRLASECALEGWCNGRTALCPASTPKDNLTSCHADTQVCFNGVCSGSICEKYGLEVCTCASQDGKDEASELCHVCCMDKMNPSTCSSTGSERWDKHFKGQVKTLQPGSPCNDFKGYCDVFTRCRLVDADGPLARLKKAIFNPELYENIADWIMAHWWAVLLMGIALIMLMAGFIKICSVHTPSSNPRLPEPKPLPGTLRRNKGQRANRQQPGQRRNPPHREQHPMVERN